Proteins from a single region of Phalacrocorax carbo chromosome 25, bPhaCar2.1, whole genome shotgun sequence:
- the ERBB2 gene encoding receptor tyrosine-protein kinase erbB-2 encodes MIPAGGCLCAGLLLAALCPAAAAEVCTGTDMKLLRPSSPESHYETLRHLYQGCQVVQGNLELTYLPPNADTTFLKDIKEVQGYVLIAENQVSHLELQSLRIIRGTQLFQERYALAVVGNAGPTGTPGLRQLGMRHLTEILKGGVRIEGNPQLCFQETILWSDIFHRHNEFREETWVESTRTRSCPDCQALCAEGHCWGEGPQDCQTLTNSICHGCPRCKGTKPTDCCHEQCAAGCTGPKHSDCLACLNFNRSGICELHCPPLVIYNSDTFESVPNRDGRYTFGASCVSQCPYNYLATEVGSCTLVCPQNSQEVTVNNVQKCEKCSKPCPEVCYGLGVDFLKGVRAVNASNIQHFAGCTKIFGSLAFLPETFAGDPSTNTPPLDPKLLQIFESLEELTGFLYIAAWPPGWQDLGVFQNLRVIRGRVLHNGAYSLTLQNLTVQALGLRALQEVSSGMVLIHHNPQLCFLQKVPWGSIFRNPRQHLFQTHNKPPEQCESEGLVCFHLCAHGHCWGPGPTQCVACERFLRGQECVASCNLLDGAIREHANGTRCLPCHPECQPQNGTETCFGSEADQCVACAHYKDGQQCVRRCPSGVKSDTSFVPIWKYPDEDGVCQLCPTNCTHSCTIRDEDGCPVDQKPSQVTSIIAGVVGALLVVVLLLITVVCVKRRRQQERKHTMRRLLQETELVEPLTPSGALPNQAQMRILKETELKKVKVLGSGAFGTVYKGIWIPDGESVKIPVAIKVLRENTSPKANKEILDEAYVMAGVGSPYVSRLLGICLTSTVQLVTQLMPYGCLLDYVRENKDRIGSQDLLNWCVQIAKGMSYLEEVRLVHRDLAARNVLVKSPNHVKITDFGLARLLDIDETEYHADGGKVPIKWMALESILRRRFTHQSDVWSYGVTVWELMTFGAKPYDGIPAREIPDLLEKGERLPQPPICTIDVYMIMVKCWMIDSECRPKFRELVTEFSRMARDPQRFVVIQNDMVGLPGSIDSTFYRALLEEEDMDDLVDAEEYLVPHQGFFSAETSTTYRSRISSTRSTAETPADVEEGGGLAAFPFPPQGLAEGPEGPVPEVLEGDGGAKVALQSPAVREPGTLPRYSEDPTGLAAEESEGLDPEGFTAPAPRTTMPEYVNQAEERPSPPRHPRAPPSPPDKPKGHQGKNGLIKEAKHSFPGPFGHAVENPEYLAPPGPPAPFSQAFDNPYYWNQDPPKAGGPKGGPGPTPTAENPEYLGLAGPDNAAA; translated from the exons ATGATCCCCGCCGGGGGCTGCCTCTGCGCCGGGCTGCTGCTCGCCGCCctctgccccgccgccgccgccgaag TGTGCACGGGGACCGACATGAAGCTGCTGCGTCCCTCCAGCCCTGAGAGCCACTACGAGACGCTGAGGCACCTCTACCAGGGCTGCCAGGTGGTGCAGGGCAACCTGGAGCTCACCTACCTGCCCCCCAACGCTGACACCACCTTCCTCAAG GACATCAAGGAGGTGCAGGGCTACGTGCTGATCGCGGAGAACCAAGTGAGCCATCTGGAGCTGCAGAGCCTGCGCATCATCCGGGGGACGCAGCTCTTCCAGGAGCGTTACGCCCTGGCCGTGGTGGGCAATGCCGGCCCCACCGGCACGCCGGGGCTGCGCCAGCTCGGCATGCGGCACCTCACAG AGATCCTGAAGGGAGGGGTGCGCATCGAGGGGaacccccagctctgcttccaggAGACCATCCTCTGGTCTGACATCTTCCACCGGCACAATGAGTTCCGTGAAGAGACCTGGGTGGAAAGCACCCGCACCCGCAGCT GTCCCGATTGCCAGGCGCTGTGTGCCGAGGGGCACTGCTGGGGCGAGGGGCCGCAGGACTGCCAGACGC TGACCAACAGCATCTGCCACGGGTGCCCGCGCTGCAAGGGCACGAAGCCCACCGACTGCTGCCACGAGCAGTGCGCCGCCGGCTGCACCGGCCCCAAGCACTCCGACTGCCTG gcgTGCCTGAACTTCAACCGGAGCGGGATCTGCGAGCTGCACTGTCCCCCCCTCGTCATCTACAACTCGGACACCTTCGAGTCGGTGCCCAACCGTGACGGGCGCTACACCTTCGGCGCCAGCTGCGTCAGCCAGTGTCCCT ATAACTACCTCGCGACGGAGGTGGGGTCGTGCACCCTCGTGTGCCCCCAGAACAGCCAGGAGGTCACTGTCAACAATGTCCAGAAGTGTGAGAAGTGCAGCAAGCCCTGCCCGGAGG tGTGCTACGGGCTGGGAGTGGATTTTCTCAAGGGCGTCCGTGCCGTGAACGCCTCCAACATCCAGCACTTTGCTGGCTGCACCAAGATCTTCGGCAGCCTCGCCTTCCTGCCCGAGACCTTCGCCGG GGACCCCAGCACCAACACGCCGCCCCTGGACCCCAAACTGCTGCAGATCTTCGAGAGTCTGGAGGAGCTGACGG GCTTCCTCTACATCGCTGCCTGGCCGCCCGGCTGGCAGGACCTGGGTGTCTTCCAAAACCTGCGGGTCATCCGGGGCCGCGTGCTGCACAA CGGCGCCTACTCGCTGACGCTGCAGAACCTGACGGTGCAGGCGCTGGGGCTCCGCGCTCTGCAGGAGGTCAGCAGCGGGATGGTGCTCATCCACCACaacccccagctctgcttccttcAGAAGGTGCCCTGGGGCAGCATCTTCCGCAACCCCCGCCAGCACCTCTTCCAGACCCACAACAAGCCCCCCGAGCAGTGCG AGAGCGAAGGGCTGGTCTGCTTCCACCTCTGCGCCCACGGGCACTGCTGGGGTCCCGGCCCGACCCAGTGCGTCGCCTGCGAGCGGTTCCTGCGCGGCCAGGAGTGCGTCGCCTCCTGCAACCTCCTGGACGG AGCCATCCGGGAGCACGCCAACGGGACACGGTGCCTCCCCTGCCACCCCGAGTGCCAGCCCCAGAACGGCACCGAGACCTGCTTCGGATCg GAGGCGGACCAGTGTGTGGCTTGCGCCCACTACAAGGACGGGCAGCAGTGCGTGCGGCGCTGCCCCAGCGGTGTGAAGTCGGACACCTCCTTCGTGCCCATCTGGAAGTACCCAGACGAAGACGGCgtctgccagctctgccccaccAACTGCACCCACTC GTGCACGATCCGGGACGAGGACGGCTGCCCTGTGGACCAGAAGCCAAG CCAGGTGACATCCATCATTGCCGGCGTTGTGGGGGCTCTGCTGGTCGTCGTCCTCCTGCTCATCACCGTCGTCTGCGTCAAGCGCCGGCGGCAGCAGGAGCGGAAGCACACCATGCGGCGCCTGCTGCAGGAGACCGag CTGGTGGAGCCCCTGACGCCCAGCGGAGCCCTCCCCAACCAGGCCCAGATGCGGATCCTCAAGGAGACGGAGCTTAAAAAAGTGAAAGTCTTGGGCTCTGGTGCTTTTGGCACTGTTTATAAg GGCATCTGGATCCCCGACGGGGAGAGCGTGAAGATCCCGGTGGCCATCAAGGTCTTGCGGGAGAACACCTCGCCCAAAGCCAACAAGGAGATCCTGGAT GAGGCCTACGTGATGGCGGGGGTGGGCAGCCCCTACGTGTCCCGGCTGCTGGGCATCTGCCTGACCTCCACGGTGCAGCTGGTGACGCAGCTGATGCCCTACGGCTGCCTCCTGGACTACGTGCGGGAGAACAAGGACCGCATCGGCTCACAGGACCTCCTCAACTGGTGTGTGCAGATCGCCAAG GGGATGAGTTACCTGGAGGAGGTGCGGCTGGTGCACCGGGACCTGGCTGCTCGCAACGTCCTTGTCAAGAGCCCCAACCACGTCAAGATCACTGACTTCGGGCTGGCCCGGCTGCTCGACATTGATGAGACCGAGTACCACGCTGATGGTGGCAAG GTCCCCATCAAGTGGATGGCGCTGGAGTCCATCCTCCGCCGGCGCTTCACACACCAGAGCGACGTCTGGAGCTATG gTGTCACCGTGTGGGAGCTGATGACCTTCGGGGCGAAGCCCTACGATGGGATCCCCGCCCGGGAGATCCCTGATCTGCTGGAGAAGGGCGAGAGGCTGCCGCAGCCGCCCATCTGCACCATCGACGTCTACATGATCATGGTGAAAT gctggaTGATCGACTCCGAGTGCCGGCCCAAGTTTCGGGAGCTGGTCACCGAATTCTCCCGCATGGCCCGGGACCCCCAGCGCTTTGTGGTCATCCAG AACGACATGGTCGGGCTGCCCGGCTCCATCGACAGCACCTTCTACCGAGCCCTGCTCGAGGAGGAGGATATGGACGACCTGGTGGACGCTGAGGAGTATCTGGTCCCTCACCAGGGCTTCTTCAGCGCCGAGACCTCCACCACCTACCGCAGCCGCATCTCCTCCACACGG agcacagcagagacCCCGGCTGACGTGGAGGAGGGTGGGGGCTTGgctgccttccccttccccccccaggGCCTGGCGGAGGGGCCAGAGGGCCCCGTGCCGGAGGTGCTGGAGGGGGATGGTGGGGCCAAGGTggccctgcagagcccagcGGTGCGGGAGCCCGGCACTCTGCCGCGGTACAGCGAGGACCCCACCGGGCTGGCGGCCGAGGAGAGCGAGGGCCTGGACCCCGAGGGCTTCACTGCACCAGCCCCCCGCACAACCATGCCAG AGTATGTGAACCAGGCTGAGGAGCGGCCgtccccgccccggcacccccgcgCACCCCCGTCCCCGCCGGACAAGCCCAAGGGGCACCAGGGGAAGAATGGGCTCATCAAGGAAGCCAAGCACTCCTTCCCGGGGCCCTTCGGCCACGCCGTGGAGAACCCCGAGTacctggcgccccccggcccaCCTGCCCCCTTCAGCCAGGCCTTCGACAACCCCTACTACTGGAACCAGGACCCTCCCAAGGCCGGCGGCCCCAAGGGTGGCCCCGGCCCGACGCCGACGGCCGAGAACCCCGAGTACCTCGGCCTGGCTGGCCCCGACAATGCAGCTGCATAG
- the PGAP3 gene encoding post-GPI attachment to proteins factor 3 isoform X2, protein MAAGGAVRAALLLLLGAAAAPGPARGSQGDREPLYRECLGRCERQNCSGAALRHFRARQPLYMGLTGWTCRDDCKYECMWLTVRLYVQGGHRVPQFHGKEPASAFASFLNGLASFIMLLRYKAAVPPASPMYPTCVAFAWVSLNAWFWSTVFHTRDTAVTEKLDYFCASAVVLHSVYLCCVRTVGLQRPALISIFRAFLLLFLACHISYLTLVRFDYGYNMAANAAIGLLNLAWWLRWCLRNRPRLPHVWKCAAVVLLLQALALLELLDFPPLFWVLDAHALWHIGTIPLNVLFYSFLVDDSLYLLKANSDLFKAD, encoded by the exons atggcggccggcggcgcggTGCGGGccgcgctgctgctgctgttgggggcagcggcggcgccgggcccggcccggggctcGCAGGGGGACCGGGAGCCGCTGTACCGCGAGTGCCTGGGCCGCTGCGAGCGGCAGAACTGCTCGGGGGCTGCGCTGCGGCACTTCCGCGCCCGCCAGCCGCTCTACATGGGCCTGACAG GCTGGACCTGCCGCGACGACTGCAAGTACGAGTGCATGTGGCTGACGGTGCGGCTCTACGTTCAGGGCGGCCACCGGGTGCCCCAGTTCCACGGCAAG GAGCCGGCCTCCGCCTTCGCCTCCTTCCTCAACGGCCTGGCCAGCTTCATCATGCTGCTGCGCTACAAAGCCGCCgtccccccagcctcccccatgTACCCCACCTGCGTCGCCTTCGCCTGG GTCTCCTTAAACGCCTGGTTCTGGTCCACCGTCTTCCACACGAGGGACACGGCTGTGACGGAG AAACTAGACTATTTCTGCGCTTCGGCCGTCGTCCTGCACTCCGTGTACCTGTGCTGCGTCAG gacGGTGGGGCTGCAGCGGCCAGCCTTAATCAGCATCTTCAgggccttcctcctcctcttcctcgcctGCCACATCTCCTACCTGACCCTCGTCCGCTTTGACTACGGCTACAACATGGCTGCGAATGCAGCGATCG GGCTCCTCAACCTGGCGTGGTGGCTGCGGTGGTGCCTGCGGAACCGCCCGCGCCTGCCCCACGTCTGGAAGTGCGCGGccgtggtgctgctgctgcaggcgcTGGCGCTGCTGGAGCTCCTCGACTTCCCACCCCTCTTCTGGGTGCTGGACGCCCACGCGCTCTGGCACATCGGCACCATCCCCCTCAACGTCCTCTTCTACAG TTTCCTGGTGGACGACAGCCTCTACCTCCTGAAGGCCAACTCCGACCTCTTCAAAGCCGACTAG
- the PGAP3 gene encoding post-GPI attachment to proteins factor 3 isoform X1: MAAGGAVRAALLLLLGAAAAPGPARGSQGDREPLYRECLGRCERQNCSGAALRHFRARQPLYMGLTGWTCRDDCKYECMWLTVRLYVQGGHRVPQFHGKWPFSRFLFFQEPASAFASFLNGLASFIMLLRYKAAVPPASPMYPTCVAFAWVSLNAWFWSTVFHTRDTAVTEKLDYFCASAVVLHSVYLCCVRTVGLQRPALISIFRAFLLLFLACHISYLTLVRFDYGYNMAANAAIGLLNLAWWLRWCLRNRPRLPHVWKCAAVVLLLQALALLELLDFPPLFWVLDAHALWHIGTIPLNVLFYSFLVDDSLYLLKANSDLFKAD, translated from the exons atggcggccggcggcgcggTGCGGGccgcgctgctgctgctgttgggggcagcggcggcgccgggcccggcccggggctcGCAGGGGGACCGGGAGCCGCTGTACCGCGAGTGCCTGGGCCGCTGCGAGCGGCAGAACTGCTCGGGGGCTGCGCTGCGGCACTTCCGCGCCCGCCAGCCGCTCTACATGGGCCTGACAG GCTGGACCTGCCGCGACGACTGCAAGTACGAGTGCATGTGGCTGACGGTGCGGCTCTACGTTCAGGGCGGCCACCGGGTGCCCCAGTTCCACGGCAAG TGGCCCTTTTCCCGGTTCCTGTTCTTCCAGGAGCCGGCCTCCGCCTTCGCCTCCTTCCTCAACGGCCTGGCCAGCTTCATCATGCTGCTGCGCTACAAAGCCGCCgtccccccagcctcccccatgTACCCCACCTGCGTCGCCTTCGCCTGG GTCTCCTTAAACGCCTGGTTCTGGTCCACCGTCTTCCACACGAGGGACACGGCTGTGACGGAG AAACTAGACTATTTCTGCGCTTCGGCCGTCGTCCTGCACTCCGTGTACCTGTGCTGCGTCAG gacGGTGGGGCTGCAGCGGCCAGCCTTAATCAGCATCTTCAgggccttcctcctcctcttcctcgcctGCCACATCTCCTACCTGACCCTCGTCCGCTTTGACTACGGCTACAACATGGCTGCGAATGCAGCGATCG GGCTCCTCAACCTGGCGTGGTGGCTGCGGTGGTGCCTGCGGAACCGCCCGCGCCTGCCCCACGTCTGGAAGTGCGCGGccgtggtgctgctgctgcaggcgcTGGCGCTGCTGGAGCTCCTCGACTTCCCACCCCTCTTCTGGGTGCTGGACGCCCACGCGCTCTGGCACATCGGCACCATCCCCCTCAACGTCCTCTTCTACAG TTTCCTGGTGGACGACAGCCTCTACCTCCTGAAGGCCAACTCCGACCTCTTCAAAGCCGACTAG
- the PNMT gene encoding phenylethanolamine N-methyltransferase, which translates to MSSLAALREGYERFDPHAYLQNNYLPPRADFSSEEFVVPWKLRCLAETFARGEIRGRTLIDVGSGPTIYQLLSACDHFEEIVATDYLAVNREELGRWARGEPGTFDWSPFIQHVCKIEGRGEPWQEKERRLRGRLRRILPIDVHQPDPLGAPLRPPADALLSTFCLEAVSPDRDAFARALAHVGSLLRPGGHALLLGALGESFYLAGAARLPVVPLAEDDVRAALAGAGFTLRDYRSYTMPPALRTGVDDVEGIFFAHAQKPLEA; encoded by the exons ATGAGCAGCCTGGCCGCCCTCCGGGAGGGCTACGAGCGCTTCGACCCCCACGCCTACCTGCAGAACAACTACCTGCCCCCCCGGGCCGACTTCTCCTCTGAGGAGTTCGTGGTGCCCTGGAAGCTGCGATGCCTGGCCGAGACCTTCGCCAGAG gtGAGATCCGTGGGCGCACTCTCATCGACGTGGGCTCGGGCCCCACCATCTACCAGCTGCTGAGCGCCTGCGACCACTTTGAGGAGATCGTGGCCACCGACTACCTGGCGGTGAACCGGGAGGAGCTGGGGCGCTGGGCGCGGGGGGAGCCCGGCACCTTCGACTGGAGCCCCTTCATCCAGCACGTCTGCAAGATCGAGGGACGCGG GGAGCCCTGGCAGGAGAAGGAGCGCCGGCTGCGGGGCCGGTTGCGGCGCATCCTGCCCATCGACGTCCACCAGCCGGACCCGCTGGGCGCCCCGCTGCGCCCGCCGGCCGATGCCCTGCTCTCCACCTTCTGCTTGGAGGCCGTCAGCCCCGACCGCGACGCCTTCGCCCGGGCGCTGGCACACGTGGGCTCGCTGCTGCGCCCGGGGGGCCACGCACTGCTGCTGGGGGCCCTGGGGGAGTCCTTCTACCTGGCGGGGGCCGCCCGGCTGCCCGTGGTGCCGCTGGCGGAGGACGACGTCCGCGCCGCGCTGGCCGGAGCCGGCTTCACCCTCCGCGACTACCGCTCCTACACCATGCCGCCCGCCCTCCGCACCGGCGTGGACGACGTCGAGGGCATCTTCTTCGCCCACGCGCAGAAGCCGCTGGAGGCCTGA